Proteins found in one Salvelinus alpinus chromosome 11, SLU_Salpinus.1, whole genome shotgun sequence genomic segment:
- the LOC139533806 gene encoding protein O-mannosyl-transferase TMTC2-like, with product MNQGGLEEAKRTFVTCAEIPDENLKDPHAHKSSVTSCLYNLGKLLHEQGLQEEALSVYKEAVQKMPKQFAPQSLYNMMGE from the exons ATGAACCAGGGCGGTCTGGAGGAGGCCAAGAGGACCTTTGTAACCTGCGCTGAGATCCCAGACGAGAACCTGAAGGACCCCCATGCCCACAAGAGCTCCGTCACCAGCTGCCTGTACAACTTGGGCAAGCTGCTCCACGAGCAGGGCCTGCAGGAG GaggctctgtctgtctataaagaAGCGGTGCAGAAAATGCCGAAGCAGTTTGCACCTCAGAGTCTCTACAACATGATGGGTGAGTAA
- the LOC139533804 gene encoding EF-hand calcium-binding domain-containing protein 4B-like isoform X2 translates to MSDSTLFRATRILCRSLSSDMEESEAKGRGGAVPMRKSSDRRGSDWGSIAMLDKTKEFFQTCDVEGKGFITRSDMRRLHRELPLTAEELENVFDSLDTDQNGYLTLEVFSSGFSQFLHGRRISVAEDAASALPTSRKPSEALYQSQWDERLTGGWEDEEESHFCMLLESLGASNVFQDPGEVRSLWAQLRRDEPHLLSNFEEFLARVTFQIKEAKEERREMESALQRKAATHDSEIRGLYEEMEQQMKSEKDRLLLQDSERLQSRSHDLEHQLSSKERELEQLFQKQRRLDLQCRDLSSEQQESRVENVKLKMTNEELSRELESTCQELSLAQEQLTMLQDQASRLHQEKEMEMYRVTEGLQREKQSLMKQLDLLREMNKHLKDERDIYCAVNPRNSLKQKQRAGLVNLFADTSQQLVKSEDDVDTACPPRSPKTNYGLANGYHHSNTSSPTQVVEVEAQGVRVKERLSKFESEKTLAPTQNERDRHTEYQSKPEVGGDGLDGPHDGWPLRRVISIEEDHLPHLLHGGPQPLLHQLSEKDDEEEEEQEKDDLESSILLAPVPLPVPVTTVSPFKHRGSFSRIRNIPSSPRGQPVGKETQNRVKERAVPAPDRLFKVVLVGNSSVGKTSLLRTFCDGRFHPSSPATVGIDYSVKTLMLDNTQVAMQLWDTAGQERYRSITNQFFRKADGVVVMYDVTLLDSFKAVRPWLINVQEAAGVGIPILLLGNKMDATSEREVPLKDAETLAHDTRVIFYEVSAYTGYNVTEAMIHLARVLKEQEDRVRDTFVLLEALPIKKKACCK, encoded by the exons ATGTCTGATTCTACCTTGTTCAGAGCCACCAGAATACTCTGCAGAAGTTTATCTAGTGACATGGAGGAGTCTGAGGCCAAGGGCAGAGGAGGAGCTGTCCCCATGAGGAAGAGTTCAGACAGGAGGGGTTCTGACTGGGGAAGCATCGCCATGCTGGATAAGACCAAGGAATTCTTCCAGACCTGCGATGTGGAGGGCAAAGGCTTCATCACACGCAGCGATATGAGG AGGCTTCACAGAGAACTACCCCTCACTGCTGAAGAACTGGAGAATGTCTTTGACTCCCTAGATACCGACCAGAACGGCTACCTCACCCTTGAAGTGTTCTCATCAGGATTCA GTCAGTTCCTGCACGGCCGGAGGATCTCTGTAGCCGAGGACGCAGCATCCGCCCTCCCCACTTCGAGGAAGCCCTCAGAAGCACTATACCAGAGCCAATGGGATGAGAGGTTGACTGGAGGgtgggaggatgaggaggagagtcaCTTCTGTATGCTGCTGGAGAGCCTAGGGGCCAGCAACGTGTTCCAGGA tccAGGCGAGGTGCGCAGCTTGTGGGCCCAGCTGAGGAGGGACGAGCCTCACCTCCTGTCGAACTTTGAGGAGTTCCTGGCCAGAGTCACCTTCCAGATCAAAGAGgccaaagaggagaggagggagatggagagcgcCCTCCAGAG GAAAGCAGCCACACACGACAGTGAGATCCGCGGTCTGTATGAAGAAATGGAGCAACAAATGAAAAGCGAGAAGGACCGGCTGCTCCTCCAG GACTCAGAGCGTCTCCAGTCTCGTAGTCACGACCTGGAGCACCAGCTGTCCAGTAAGGAGAGGGAGCTTGAGCAGCTCTTCCAGAAACAGAGGAGG TTGGATCTCCAGTGTCGCGACCTGAGCAGTGAGCAGCAGGAGAGCCGGGTGGAGAATGTCAAGTTGAAGATGACCAACGAGGAACTGAGCAGAGAGCTGGAGAGCACCTGTCAGGAACTGTCCTTGGCCCAGGAACAACTGACCATGCTGCAGGACCAGGCTTCCCGCCTGCACCAGGAGAAAGAGAT ggaAATGTACCGAGTCACTGAGGgactacagagagagaaacagagcctGATGAAACAACTAGACCTTCTCAG AGAGATGAACAAACATTTAAAAGATGAGCGAGACATATACTGTGCTGTG AACCCCAGGAACTCCCTCAAACAGAAGCAGAGAGCAGGCTTGGTCAATCTGTTTGCGGACACCAGCCAGCAGCTGGTTAAAAG CGAGGACGATGTTGACACCGCTTGTCCACCACGTTCGCCGAAAACCAACTACGGCCTGGCCAACGGCTACCACCACTCGAACACCTCGTCTCCAACACAAGTGGTTGAGGTGGAGGCGCAGGGGGTGAGGGTGAAGGAGAGGCTCTCCAAGTTCGAGTCAGAGAAGACTCTCGCCCCCACCCAGAACGAAAGGGACAGGCATACAGAGTACCAGAGTAAACCGGAGGTTGGGGGCGACGGGCTGGACGGTCCCCATGATGGGTGGCCTCTCCGTCGGGTTATCTCCATCGAGGAGGACCACCTCCCCCACCTGCTTCATGGAGGGCCCCAGCCCCTGCTGCACCAGCTCAGTGAGAAAGAcgacgaggaggaagaggagcaagAGAAGGACGATCTGGAGAGTAGTATCCTCTTAGCCCCTGTTCCTCTACCCGTCCCGGTCACGACAGTGTCCCCCTTCAAACACCGTGGTAGTTTCAGCAGAATCAGAAATATCCCCTCGTCACCTCGAGGACAGCCCGTCGGCAAGGAGACCCAAAAT agggtgaaggagagggcCGTGCCTGCCCCGGACCGCCTGTTTAAGGTGGTTCTGGTGGGCAACTCCAGCGTGGGCAAGACTTCCCTGCTGCGCACCTTCTGTGACGGCCGCTTCCACCCCTCCAGCCCCGCTACTGTGG GTATTGACTACAGTGTGAAGACTCTAATGCTGGACAACACCCAGGTAGCCATGCAGCTGTGGGACACGGCCGGGCAGGAGAG GTACCGCAGCATCACCAATCAGTTCTTCCGTAAGGCAGACGGCGTGGTGGTCATGTACGACGTGACGTTGCTGGACAGCTTCAAGGCCGTGCGACCCTGGCTCATCAACGTACAG GAAGCTGCGGGAGTGGGCATTCCCATCCTGCTCCTGGGCAACAAGATGGATGCGACGTCCGAGAGGGAGGTACCACTTAAAGATGCAGAGACTCTGGCCCAC GACACCCGTGTGATATTCTATGAGGTCAGTGCCTACACCGGCTACAACGTGACAGAGGCCATGATCCACCTGGCCAG aGTGCTGAAAGAGCAGGAGGATCGGGTGAGAGACACGTTTGTCTTATTGGAGGCCCTGCCCATCAAGAAGAAAGCCTGCTGCAAGTAA
- the LOC139533804 gene encoding EF-hand calcium-binding domain-containing protein 4B-like isoform X1, giving the protein MSDSTLFRATRILCRSLSSDMEESEAKGRGGAVPMRKSSDRRGSDWGSIAMLDKTKEFFQTCDVEGKGFITRSDMRRLHRELPLTAEELENVFDSLDTDQNGYLTLEVFSSGFSQFLHGRRISVAEDAASALPTSRKPSEALYQSQWDERLTGGWEDEEESHFCMLLESLGASNVFQDPGEVRSLWAQLRRDEPHLLSNFEEFLARVTFQIKEAKEERREMESALQRKAATHDSEIRGLYEEMEQQMKSEKDRLLLQDSERLQSRSHDLEHQLSSKERELEQLFQKQRRLDLQCRDLSSEQQESRVENVKLKMTNEELSRELESTCQELSLAQEQLTMLQDQASRLHQEKEMEMYRVTEGLQREKQSLMKQLDLLREMNKHLKDERDIYCAVNPRNSLKQKQRAGLVNLFADTSQQLVKRASLLTHNGGSYEFLDALPVEHLQISFVSSPSSSSEDDVDTACPPRSPKTNYGLANGYHHSNTSSPTQVVEVEAQGVRVKERLSKFESEKTLAPTQNERDRHTEYQSKPEVGGDGLDGPHDGWPLRRVISIEEDHLPHLLHGGPQPLLHQLSEKDDEEEEEQEKDDLESSILLAPVPLPVPVTTVSPFKHRGSFSRIRNIPSSPRGQPVGKETQNRVKERAVPAPDRLFKVVLVGNSSVGKTSLLRTFCDGRFHPSSPATVGIDYSVKTLMLDNTQVAMQLWDTAGQERYRSITNQFFRKADGVVVMYDVTLLDSFKAVRPWLINVQEAAGVGIPILLLGNKMDATSEREVPLKDAETLAHDTRVIFYEVSAYTGYNVTEAMIHLARVLKEQEDRVRDTFVLLEALPIKKKACCK; this is encoded by the exons ATGTCTGATTCTACCTTGTTCAGAGCCACCAGAATACTCTGCAGAAGTTTATCTAGTGACATGGAGGAGTCTGAGGCCAAGGGCAGAGGAGGAGCTGTCCCCATGAGGAAGAGTTCAGACAGGAGGGGTTCTGACTGGGGAAGCATCGCCATGCTGGATAAGACCAAGGAATTCTTCCAGACCTGCGATGTGGAGGGCAAAGGCTTCATCACACGCAGCGATATGAGG AGGCTTCACAGAGAACTACCCCTCACTGCTGAAGAACTGGAGAATGTCTTTGACTCCCTAGATACCGACCAGAACGGCTACCTCACCCTTGAAGTGTTCTCATCAGGATTCA GTCAGTTCCTGCACGGCCGGAGGATCTCTGTAGCCGAGGACGCAGCATCCGCCCTCCCCACTTCGAGGAAGCCCTCAGAAGCACTATACCAGAGCCAATGGGATGAGAGGTTGACTGGAGGgtgggaggatgaggaggagagtcaCTTCTGTATGCTGCTGGAGAGCCTAGGGGCCAGCAACGTGTTCCAGGA tccAGGCGAGGTGCGCAGCTTGTGGGCCCAGCTGAGGAGGGACGAGCCTCACCTCCTGTCGAACTTTGAGGAGTTCCTGGCCAGAGTCACCTTCCAGATCAAAGAGgccaaagaggagaggagggagatggagagcgcCCTCCAGAG GAAAGCAGCCACACACGACAGTGAGATCCGCGGTCTGTATGAAGAAATGGAGCAACAAATGAAAAGCGAGAAGGACCGGCTGCTCCTCCAG GACTCAGAGCGTCTCCAGTCTCGTAGTCACGACCTGGAGCACCAGCTGTCCAGTAAGGAGAGGGAGCTTGAGCAGCTCTTCCAGAAACAGAGGAGG TTGGATCTCCAGTGTCGCGACCTGAGCAGTGAGCAGCAGGAGAGCCGGGTGGAGAATGTCAAGTTGAAGATGACCAACGAGGAACTGAGCAGAGAGCTGGAGAGCACCTGTCAGGAACTGTCCTTGGCCCAGGAACAACTGACCATGCTGCAGGACCAGGCTTCCCGCCTGCACCAGGAGAAAGAGAT ggaAATGTACCGAGTCACTGAGGgactacagagagagaaacagagcctGATGAAACAACTAGACCTTCTCAG AGAGATGAACAAACATTTAAAAGATGAGCGAGACATATACTGTGCTGTG AACCCCAGGAACTCCCTCAAACAGAAGCAGAGAGCAGGCTTGGTCAATCTGTTTGCGGACACCAGCCAGCAGCTGGTTAAAAG AGCCTCACTCCTCACCCACAATGGGGGTTCCTATGAGTTCCTTGATGCGCTGCCAGTAGAACACCTTCAAATCTCTTttgtctcctccccctcctcatctAGCGAGGACGATGTTGACACCGCTTGTCCACCACGTTCGCCGAAAACCAACTACGGCCTGGCCAACGGCTACCACCACTCGAACACCTCGTCTCCAACACAAGTGGTTGAGGTGGAGGCGCAGGGGGTGAGGGTGAAGGAGAGGCTCTCCAAGTTCGAGTCAGAGAAGACTCTCGCCCCCACCCAGAACGAAAGGGACAGGCATACAGAGTACCAGAGTAAACCGGAGGTTGGGGGCGACGGGCTGGACGGTCCCCATGATGGGTGGCCTCTCCGTCGGGTTATCTCCATCGAGGAGGACCACCTCCCCCACCTGCTTCATGGAGGGCCCCAGCCCCTGCTGCACCAGCTCAGTGAGAAAGAcgacgaggaggaagaggagcaagAGAAGGACGATCTGGAGAGTAGTATCCTCTTAGCCCCTGTTCCTCTACCCGTCCCGGTCACGACAGTGTCCCCCTTCAAACACCGTGGTAGTTTCAGCAGAATCAGAAATATCCCCTCGTCACCTCGAGGACAGCCCGTCGGCAAGGAGACCCAAAAT agggtgaaggagagggcCGTGCCTGCCCCGGACCGCCTGTTTAAGGTGGTTCTGGTGGGCAACTCCAGCGTGGGCAAGACTTCCCTGCTGCGCACCTTCTGTGACGGCCGCTTCCACCCCTCCAGCCCCGCTACTGTGG GTATTGACTACAGTGTGAAGACTCTAATGCTGGACAACACCCAGGTAGCCATGCAGCTGTGGGACACGGCCGGGCAGGAGAG GTACCGCAGCATCACCAATCAGTTCTTCCGTAAGGCAGACGGCGTGGTGGTCATGTACGACGTGACGTTGCTGGACAGCTTCAAGGCCGTGCGACCCTGGCTCATCAACGTACAG GAAGCTGCGGGAGTGGGCATTCCCATCCTGCTCCTGGGCAACAAGATGGATGCGACGTCCGAGAGGGAGGTACCACTTAAAGATGCAGAGACTCTGGCCCAC GACACCCGTGTGATATTCTATGAGGTCAGTGCCTACACCGGCTACAACGTGACAGAGGCCATGATCCACCTGGCCAG aGTGCTGAAAGAGCAGGAGGATCGGGTGAGAGACACGTTTGTCTTATTGGAGGCCCTGCCCATCAAGAAGAAAGCCTGCTGCAAGTAA